The following coding sequences lie in one Borreliella spielmanii genomic window:
- a CDS encoding MinD/ParA family protein, with amino-acid sequence MEDQAQSLRDMMRLNGKFNFSIDEKVQNSKTRFIAVSSGKGGVGKSNIAIGLALKYSELGKKVLILDADIGMANVNILLGVIPRYSIYHMIAQSRDIREVITKTEYNIDLLAGASGTMELLDLSDVDINKFIKELLKIYEYDIVVIDTSAGISRQVISFLLSSDDVVIVTTPEPTSITDAYGIIKVLSYKMENLKNLRLIVNRVANVSEAKGVAKKVIDISGQFLNLNIDYLGYIYEDQNIRSSVFKQKPFVLVNPNSKASYCLDSIVATLEEVSLDSRKRRGVIGFILRFFGVE; translated from the coding sequence ATGGAAGATCAAGCTCAAAGTTTAAGAGATATGATGAGATTAAATGGTAAATTTAATTTTTCAATTGATGAGAAAGTTCAAAATAGTAAAACAAGATTTATTGCTGTTAGTAGTGGCAAAGGTGGTGTTGGCAAAAGCAATATTGCGATTGGACTTGCTCTTAAATATTCTGAACTTGGTAAAAAGGTATTAATACTTGATGCTGACATTGGAATGGCCAATGTTAATATTTTGCTTGGAGTTATTCCTAGGTATAGTATATATCATATGATTGCTCAAAGTCGTGATATTAGAGAGGTAATAACAAAGACAGAGTACAATATTGATCTTTTAGCTGGTGCTTCTGGTACAATGGAGCTTTTAGATCTCTCTGATGTTGATATTAATAAATTTATAAAAGAATTATTAAAAATATATGAATATGATATAGTTGTAATAGATACTAGTGCCGGGATTTCAAGACAAGTTATTTCGTTTTTACTTTCTAGTGACGATGTTGTTATTGTTACTACTCCAGAGCCCACTTCGATTACTGATGCTTATGGAATAATAAAGGTTTTGTCTTATAAGATGGAGAATTTGAAAAATTTAAGACTTATTGTTAATAGAGTAGCTAATGTTAGTGAGGCTAAGGGAGTTGCTAAAAAGGTTATAGATATTTCAGGACAATTTTTAAATTTAAATATTGATTATTTGGGATACATTTATGAGGATCAAAATATTAGAAGCTCTGTTTTTAAGCAAAAGCCTTTTGTTTTGGTAAATCCAAATAGCAAAGCTAGTTATTGTCTTGATTCTATTGTTGCCACTCTTGAAGAAGTTTCTCTAGATAGCAGAAAAAGAAGAGGTGTTATAGGTTTTATATTAAGATTTTTTGGTGTAGAATAG
- a CDS encoding FapA family protein — MDDRAINFSELCDKMRSYLERESYVNLMEIEADTLEEALNDASLELSVPYKELDYEILLKGSNGILGYGRKKWKIVAYRSASSKPKVSLDAKNDSGEKKTVSSDGEFFIRKSSKGVFLKVISSKGQGISIKYQDVLSKLELHNNIEKFNKDIVKGIVENASGYYEKIADFESDPSENVTMMVQISENSMSVTIEFTAPGINGAEIFSQDIFNILRKYGVIDIAILKDKVAKFVDYPVYGEPVELARGLEPVKGKDSYIDFIVDENNRLGEYEVSSIGFRNVVEGEELARIIPFGKGVDGYTVFGKVLKSESGQDINFVLGENTFRDGYKIRAKCNGYMSVSDGVISVHNIYLVRGDVGPATGDIVNNGMVLVQGNVLDGYNIMAKSGIEVKGLVGRCNLKTDGSIIFHSGVNGKGDSKIYARGNIRAKFLENVTLNCGGEVEVLRGIVNSSVSSKKRVLCIGKKSKIVGSNVYAKEEVRAYSIGSDRSCETCIDVGYDPEIKDLLTRFTNHLEKIEKRLEVLTKDIVALKKNIVLVTDKAEKSLKIDSYNEFVNESKILRMEIKMIESKRIDLQNELENTKIEGKVSVENIACSGVKLYIKNAFYELSKDYSNVTFVEDDNYIKVMTYIPFKSGQ, encoded by the coding sequence ATGGATGATAGGGCTATAAATTTTTCTGAACTTTGTGATAAGATGCGATCTTACTTAGAAAGAGAAAGTTATGTTAATTTAATGGAAATAGAAGCAGATACCCTTGAAGAAGCTTTAAATGATGCTTCTTTAGAGCTTTCAGTGCCTTATAAAGAATTAGACTATGAGATTTTATTAAAAGGTAGTAATGGTATATTAGGATATGGAAGGAAAAAATGGAAAATAGTTGCCTACAGAAGTGCTTCTAGTAAGCCAAAAGTGTCTCTTGATGCAAAAAATGATTCAGGAGAAAAAAAAACGGTTTCATCGGACGGCGAATTTTTTATCAGGAAATCTTCCAAAGGTGTATTTTTAAAGGTTATCTCATCAAAGGGACAAGGAATTTCTATTAAGTATCAAGATGTTCTTTCTAAATTGGAATTACATAACAATATTGAAAAGTTTAATAAAGACATTGTGAAAGGTATAGTTGAAAATGCTAGTGGATATTATGAAAAAATTGCTGATTTTGAGTCTGACCCTTCTGAAAATGTTACAATGATGGTTCAAATATCAGAAAATTCAATGTCAGTTACTATTGAATTTACTGCGCCTGGAATTAATGGGGCTGAAATTTTTTCACAAGATATTTTTAATATTCTTAGAAAATATGGGGTAATAGATATTGCAATACTTAAAGATAAAGTAGCAAAATTTGTGGATTATCCTGTTTATGGAGAACCTGTTGAACTTGCAAGGGGCTTAGAGCCAGTAAAGGGTAAAGATTCTTATATCGATTTTATTGTTGATGAAAATAATAGACTTGGTGAGTATGAGGTTTCAAGCATAGGATTTAGAAATGTTGTTGAAGGCGAGGAGTTGGCCAGGATTATTCCTTTTGGTAAAGGTGTAGATGGCTATACTGTTTTTGGTAAAGTGTTAAAATCAGAGAGTGGGCAAGATATTAATTTTGTTTTAGGGGAAAATACTTTTAGAGATGGTTATAAAATTCGTGCAAAATGTAATGGGTATATGTCTGTTTCAGATGGTGTAATATCTGTTCATAATATCTATTTAGTCAGGGGTGATGTTGGACCTGCTACTGGAGATATAGTAAATAACGGAATGGTTCTTGTTCAAGGCAATGTTTTAGATGGATACAATATTATGGCCAAAAGTGGTATAGAAGTGAAAGGATTGGTAGGTCGGTGTAATTTAAAAACGGATGGGTCTATTATTTTTCATAGTGGTGTGAATGGTAAGGGTGATTCTAAGATTTATGCACGGGGTAATATTAGAGCTAAGTTTTTAGAAAATGTTACTTTAAATTGTGGTGGGGAAGTTGAAGTTTTAAGAGGCATTGTGAATTCTTCAGTTTCTTCTAAAAAGAGAGTTCTTTGCATTGGTAAAAAATCAAAAATAGTTGGTTCTAATGTTTACGCTAAAGAAGAAGTCAGGGCTTATTCTATAGGTTCTGATAGAAGTTGTGAAACTTGCATTGATGTTGGCTATGATCCTGAAATTAAAGATTTACTGACTAGATTTACTAATCATCTTGAAAAGATTGAAAAGCGATTAGAAGTTTTAACTAAAGATATTGTTGCTTTAAAGAAGAATATTGTACTTGTTACAGATAAGGCAGAAAAGTCCTTAAAGATCGATAGTTATAATGAATTTGTTAATGAGAGCAAAATTCTTAGAATGGAAATAAAAATGATAGAGTCTAAGCGAATTGATTTGCAAAATGAGCTTGAAAATACTAAGATAGAAGGTAAAGTTTCTGTTGAAAATATAGCTTGTTCAGGTGTTAAGCTTTATATTAAGAATGCTTTTTATGAGCTTTCAAAAGATTACAGCAATGTTACTTTTGTAGAGGATGATAATTATATTAAAGTTATGACCTATATTCCTTTTAAATCTGGTCAATGA
- a CDS encoding Hsp70 family protein, giving the protein MKKWIGIDLGTTNTVASYFDVSSKIILNERGERITPSIVSFSDKGVLVGSAAKNQILVNPHKTFYDFKTNMGSNTFYKVDGEFYRAEYISAHLLSSVKKNAEKFLDEKIENVVITVPAYFSEIQRRGVVEAANFAGLNCKAILNEPTAAAIAYAFERQVDGIFLIYDLGGGTFDVTLMEKQGDTYTVLSVKGQSRLGGNDFNKIIEKHVLDSFKNEYPDFDLDDVFLLEQLRERIEEGKKNLSVMEEVDITLLFLNGNHLNYRLKRNEFNLMISEYVDKTIQLSMECIADSGIDINSVSKIILSGGSTRIPLIEKVLKEAFPAVSILDALNQDEVVAIGAGIHAFGLSKNDSVIKFKDVTPYSLGLEIRDNKFFTLIERNTALPISRSKLFTTTNDYQDEIEIHILQGEYKKASLNYSIGRFSFGNIQKALKGIPKIEVLFTLNESGILSVNAKDLETNSSNFIEIKITSSSDNVAKESLSGTFISIID; this is encoded by the coding sequence ATGAAAAAATGGATAGGTATTGATCTTGGAACCACAAATACTGTGGCATCGTATTTTGATGTTAGTTCTAAGATAATATTAAATGAAAGGGGTGAGCGAATAACACCTTCTATTGTTTCTTTCTCAGATAAAGGTGTCCTTGTGGGAAGTGCTGCTAAAAATCAAATTTTAGTCAATCCCCATAAAACATTCTATGATTTTAAGACCAATATGGGTTCTAATACTTTTTATAAAGTAGATGGTGAATTTTATAGAGCAGAATATATTTCAGCACATTTGCTTTCTAGTGTTAAAAAGAACGCTGAAAAGTTTTTAGATGAAAAGATTGAAAATGTTGTAATAACAGTTCCTGCATATTTTTCCGAGATTCAAAGAAGAGGTGTTGTTGAGGCTGCAAATTTTGCTGGTTTGAATTGTAAGGCTATACTTAATGAACCAACCGCAGCTGCTATTGCTTATGCCTTTGAAAGACAGGTTGATGGAATTTTTCTTATTTATGATCTTGGAGGTGGGACTTTTGATGTAACTCTTATGGAAAAGCAAGGCGATACTTATACTGTTCTTTCGGTTAAAGGACAAAGCCGACTTGGAGGCAATGATTTTAATAAAATTATCGAAAAGCATGTTTTAGATAGTTTTAAAAATGAATATCCCGATTTTGATTTAGACGATGTTTTTCTTCTTGAGCAGTTAAGAGAACGAATTGAAGAGGGTAAAAAAAATTTATCTGTCATGGAAGAGGTCGACATCACTTTGCTTTTCCTTAATGGCAATCATTTAAATTATAGACTTAAAAGGAATGAATTTAATTTAATGATAAGTGAATATGTTGATAAAACTATTCAATTGTCTATGGAATGTATTGCTGATTCTGGAATTGATATTAATAGTGTTTCTAAAATCATACTTTCTGGTGGTTCAACAAGGATTCCTTTAATTGAAAAAGTTTTAAAGGAAGCTTTTCCTGCTGTTTCGATTTTAGATGCTTTAAACCAAGATGAAGTTGTAGCTATTGGTGCAGGTATTCATGCTTTTGGTCTTTCTAAAAATGATTCTGTTATTAAGTTTAAAGATGTGACTCCTTATTCTCTTGGACTTGAAATAAGAGATAATAAATTTTTTACTTTAATAGAGAGAAACACTGCTTTGCCGATTTCCAGGAGTAAACTATTTACGACTACCAACGATTATCAAGATGAAATTGAGATCCATATACTCCAAGGTGAATATAAAAAAGCTTCTTTGAATTATTCTATAGGTAGATTTTCCTTTGGCAATATTCAAAAAGCTTTAAAAGGAATCCCTAAAATAGAGGTGCTTTTTACTTTAAATGAAAGTGGTATTTTAAGCGTTAATGCTAAAGATTTAGAGACGAATTCTTCTAATTTTATTGAAATAAAAATTACAAGTTCATCTGACAATGTGGCAAAAGAAAGTCTTTCAGGCACTTTTATAAGTATTATTGATTAA
- the lepB gene encoding signal peptidase I — translation MRIFKTHKYELASILVASLFLITLIRLFLSFYIVEGESMTPIIFDKNWIVNHKFAYGLRLKKLQKYLLLWKKPKKNEMVLIKDPITNKIAIKKIFAIPGEKFKQIEKNKICIHDLNFKIDENFLKKITKKIPNNYYLVVGENKQTSLDSRDYGFIKIDNILGKIIYYF, via the coding sequence ATGAGAATATTTAAAACTCACAAATATGAACTAGCGTCAATTTTAGTCGCTTCCTTATTTTTAATAACCTTAATAAGGTTATTCTTATCATTTTACATAGTAGAAGGCGAATCAATGACCCCAATAATATTTGATAAAAATTGGATTGTAAATCACAAATTTGCATATGGACTTAGGCTTAAAAAGCTCCAAAAATATCTTTTATTATGGAAAAAACCCAAAAAAAATGAAATGGTACTTATTAAAGACCCTATAACAAACAAAATTGCCATTAAAAAAATATTTGCAATTCCAGGAGAGAAATTTAAACAAATAGAAAAAAATAAAATATGTATACATGACTTAAACTTTAAAATAGATGAAAATTTTTTGAAAAAAATTACTAAAAAAATTCCTAATAATTACTATTTAGTCGTAGGAGAAAATAAACAAACCTCATTAGACTCAAGAGATTACGGATTCATAAAAATTGACAACATATTAGGAAAAATAATTTATTACTTTTAA
- a CDS encoding M23 family metallopeptidase, whose amino-acid sequence MIIPKKKQRVEKRKKKILFDNKKNVNFELKDFANIRNIDKRRKKVFKPRNFFKKIEFFLKKVSLFFHNLKIQNINHYEYKYYYKSLREKVFDIFSVKFDYKFVFKLNAIIFIFILIFYINIFSYYGSYIFLNRLTLPKDYFIDTFLYYSDQDIAQISSYLLESNVSTNVPEFKKNFVLKVFDHKIKPGETLSHVAARYQITSETLISFNEIKDVRNIKPNSVIKVPNMKGILYVVKKNDSISSIASAYNIPKVDILDSNNLDNEVLFLGQKLFIPGGRLPKDFLKEVLGETFIYPVQGVITSGYGYRPDPFTRVISFHNGIDIANLANTPIRAAREGIVVTVGFNAGGYGKYIVISHSNGFQTLYAHLNSFAVKVGKKVSRGAVIGYMGSTGYSTGNHLHFTIFKNGKTENPMKYLR is encoded by the coding sequence ATGATTATACCAAAAAAAAAACAAAGGGTAGAAAAACGTAAAAAAAAAATTTTATTTGATAACAAAAAGAATGTTAATTTTGAATTAAAAGATTTTGCCAATATTAGGAATATTGACAAAAGAAGAAAAAAAGTTTTCAAGCCCAGAAACTTTTTTAAAAAAATTGAGTTTTTTTTAAAAAAAGTTTCTTTATTTTTCCACAATCTTAAAATACAAAATATTAATCATTATGAATATAAATATTATTATAAGAGCTTAAGAGAGAAAGTTTTTGACATTTTTAGCGTAAAATTCGATTATAAGTTTGTTTTTAAGCTTAATGCAATAATCTTTATTTTTATATTAATATTTTACATTAATATTTTTTCTTACTACGGTTCGTATATTTTTTTAAATAGACTTACTTTGCCCAAAGATTATTTTATTGATACATTTTTATATTACAGCGACCAAGATATAGCCCAAATTAGTAGTTATTTGCTTGAATCTAATGTTTCTACAAATGTTCCTGAATTTAAAAAAAATTTTGTATTAAAGGTATTTGATCATAAGATTAAGCCTGGAGAAACGCTTTCTCATGTTGCAGCTAGATATCAGATAACTAGTGAAACTTTAATTTCCTTTAATGAAATTAAAGATGTAAGAAATATTAAGCCAAATTCAGTTATTAAAGTTCCTAATATGAAAGGAATTCTTTATGTTGTTAAAAAAAACGATTCTATTTCATCTATAGCTAGTGCTTATAATATTCCCAAGGTGGATATTTTAGATTCTAATAATCTTGATAATGAAGTTTTATTTTTAGGGCAAAAATTATTTATTCCTGGAGGAAGATTGCCTAAAGATTTTTTAAAAGAGGTATTAGGAGAAACTTTTATTTATCCTGTACAAGGCGTTATTACTTCAGGATATGGTTATCGACCAGATCCGTTTACAAGAGTTATTAGTTTTCACAATGGAATAGACATTGCAAATTTAGCCAATACCCCCATTAGAGCTGCAAGAGAGGGTATTGTTGTAACTGTGGGATTTAATGCAGGAGGGTATGGAAAATATATTGTTATTTCTCATAGTAACGGATTTCAAACTTTATATGCTCATTTAAATTCTTTTGCTGTTAAAGTTGGAAAAAAAGTTTCAAGGGGAGCAGTAATAGGCTATATGGGAAGTACTGGTTATAGTACAGGCAATCATTTGCATTTTACTATTTTTAAGAATGGCAAAACTGAAAATCCTATGAAATATTTAAGGTAG
- a CDS encoding tetratricopeptide repeat protein — protein sequence MLSLFIVISSLIVFILVFLFFKIALKLTIGKTKGKIKKDTERTRKLIERATSLLKTNPNEIGALEILNNYYYKNEDYENGIKYAKKLCQLIEDNPISQEINTFKAFLSYGFYNLKRNFNREALEFLKKAYLIKKADEDVNYYLGIAFLKNEMYKEALYYLTKVYKFNKNNKDILKHIGITLFNLESYRKAAGIFNNIKKHIQGDIDALLAYAKSLSKMNQDHLALEIANKIKQKDGMIYEALLITSEIYSKNKELEKLEQNIKEIIKIKPDLPKKIFLELFYNLGELQISVENYQKAAEAFTKVEDIDPNYKKIKEKLEFSKRLNENIALRIYLRSSKENFVKIANEIILKLYLNKFQIRDSKINEITTQFIDMNFHLANNQWEENLIVRFVRTEQDTFGELFLKDFISKIKENKIKGLCIAPSKFSLKAKQMIEGRLIDLVEGKKLTQILKKINISKYT from the coding sequence GTGTTATCGCTATTTATAGTAATCTCTTCATTGATAGTATTTATCTTAGTATTTTTGTTTTTTAAAATAGCATTAAAACTTACAATAGGCAAAACTAAAGGGAAAATCAAAAAAGATACCGAGAGAACACGAAAATTAATCGAAAGAGCAACTTCTCTATTAAAAACAAATCCAAACGAAATAGGTGCCCTTGAAATTTTAAATAATTACTACTATAAAAATGAAGACTATGAAAATGGCATAAAATATGCAAAAAAATTATGTCAATTAATAGAAGACAACCCAATAAGCCAAGAAATAAACACATTTAAAGCTTTTTTAAGCTATGGATTTTATAATCTTAAAAGAAATTTTAACAGAGAAGCCTTAGAATTTTTAAAAAAAGCTTACTTGATAAAAAAAGCAGATGAAGATGTAAATTATTATCTTGGTATAGCATTCTTAAAAAACGAAATGTATAAAGAAGCTTTATACTATCTTACAAAAGTCTATAAGTTTAATAAAAATAATAAGGACATCCTAAAGCACATAGGAATAACTTTATTTAATCTAGAAAGCTACAGAAAAGCTGCTGGAATATTTAATAATATAAAAAAACACATACAAGGCGATATTGATGCGCTTTTAGCATATGCTAAGTCTTTGTCAAAAATGAATCAAGATCACCTAGCACTAGAGATTGCTAATAAAATAAAACAAAAAGACGGGATGATTTATGAGGCTTTATTAATTACATCTGAGATTTATTCAAAAAATAAAGAATTAGAAAAATTAGAACAAAACATTAAAGAAATAATAAAAATAAAACCTGACTTGCCTAAAAAAATTTTCCTTGAATTATTTTATAATCTTGGGGAACTACAAATCTCTGTTGAAAATTATCAAAAAGCTGCAGAAGCTTTTACTAAAGTTGAAGATATTGATCCAAATTACAAAAAAATTAAAGAAAAATTAGAATTTAGCAAAAGACTAAACGAAAACATAGCACTAAGAATATATTTGCGCAGTTCAAAAGAAAATTTTGTAAAAATAGCAAATGAAATTATTTTAAAACTATATTTAAATAAATTTCAAATAAGAGATTCTAAAATAAATGAAATAACAACACAATTTATTGATATGAACTTTCACTTAGCTAACAATCAATGGGAAGAAAACTTAATAGTACGCTTTGTAAGAACTGAACAAGATACTTTTGGTGAATTATTTTTAAAAGATTTCATTTCAAAAATAAAAGAAAATAAAATAAAAGGACTCTGTATTGCTCCATCAAAATTCTCTTTAAAGGCTAAACAAATGATTGAAGGAAGGCTTATTGATCTAGTAGAAGGTAAAAAACTAACTCAAATACTTAAAAAAATTAACATATCCAAATACACATGA
- a CDS encoding flagellar assembly lytic transglycosylase, whose amino-acid sequence MFNRSFYVLQNFLFLFFFLSLFSCFVRKEISGSDFIKVHSREFDLNNLNWLWNFDYSKKNFDKHFNIDPSSYIYVAYLFKKIGFEEKFVEYMKKAIANGDNISSQFAGIKLIEYFNSVKAYSESELIGERLYKKYENNKFIILGYFKSLYWQKKNDKAFSLLNKLDKMKFSDYQENENILLKAALHLNLSNVSESKIYFNELFENLPANYLHVRAYDYFIIENKSKYFGANFLNLVRFKYELANGNFNSAINILNKNGLNDYYDNNIVLSDVYKAFINSGKISNALRFFSKISSKYKNYYLGILNLRLKNNLGLLLLKEYLEGLNLNNEINRLDLLNTAFSNLIFTKSARDYFAESVAKFYTESDKKSSTFIKILEEYILESIQLEDYDNLYKLYSNAQKVISNSILSKLAFINARLIYHKLIKSNVGGEYKSLLNSAVIYDKWSYSSFMSRYLLDQNIDEFFTRELDVKYEQSDYEIFLEGFLKFNLCSYVRGFISEDFRNGYRFSLDFYRKVYDELLRSENYYDATLVINYLVNQDESALMEDDYKRLYPYLYGTLVEYWAKRRGLESSIVFSLIKAESSFEKNAVSKPGAVGLMQVMPSTANDISKELKYFDYDLKIPKDNIIIGTYYLKKRISTTGSLYKALASYNGGIGNVRKWEKNYGHLSKELFIEAIPFSQTRNYIKKILVYSVFYDALYEKKGIDSVIVRIMGEFPKN is encoded by the coding sequence ATGTTTAATAGAAGTTTTTATGTATTGCAAAATTTTCTTTTTCTTTTTTTCTTTTTAAGTTTATTTTCTTGCTTTGTAAGAAAAGAAATTTCAGGTAGTGATTTTATTAAGGTGCATTCAAGAGAGTTTGATTTAAATAATTTGAATTGGTTATGGAATTTTGATTATTCAAAAAAAAATTTTGATAAGCATTTTAATATAGATCCAAGTTCTTATATATATGTTGCTTATTTGTTTAAAAAAATAGGATTTGAAGAGAAATTTGTAGAATATATGAAAAAGGCTATAGCTAATGGGGATAATATTTCATCTCAGTTTGCTGGGATTAAACTTATTGAATATTTTAACTCAGTAAAAGCGTATTCTGAGTCTGAATTGATTGGGGAGAGGCTTTATAAAAAATACGAGAATAATAAATTTATTATTCTCGGATACTTTAAAAGTCTTTATTGGCAAAAGAAAAACGATAAGGCGTTTAGTCTTTTAAATAAACTTGATAAGATGAAATTTTCTGATTATCAGGAAAATGAAAATATTTTGTTAAAAGCAGCTCTTCATCTTAATCTTTCTAATGTAAGTGAGTCAAAAATTTATTTTAATGAACTTTTTGAGAATTTACCTGCAAATTATTTACATGTAAGAGCTTATGATTATTTTATTATTGAAAATAAGTCTAAGTACTTTGGTGCAAATTTTTTAAATCTTGTTAGATTTAAGTATGAATTGGCGAATGGTAATTTTAATAGTGCAATAAATATATTGAATAAAAATGGTTTAAATGACTATTATGACAATAATATTGTATTAAGCGATGTTTATAAGGCTTTTATTAATTCTGGCAAAATTTCAAATGCTTTAAGATTTTTTAGTAAAATAAGTAGCAAATATAAGAATTATTATTTAGGTATTCTAAATCTTAGGTTAAAAAATAATTTAGGTCTTCTTCTTTTAAAAGAATATCTTGAGGGTTTAAATCTTAATAATGAGATTAACAGGTTAGATTTGCTTAATACGGCTTTTAGTAATTTAATTTTTACTAAAAGTGCAAGAGATTATTTTGCCGAAAGCGTAGCCAAGTTTTATACCGAGAGCGATAAAAAAAGTTCTACTTTTATTAAGATTTTAGAAGAGTATATTTTAGAATCAATTCAGCTTGAAGACTATGATAATCTTTACAAGCTTTATTCTAATGCTCAAAAAGTTATTTCTAATTCTATTTTGTCTAAGCTTGCCTTTATTAATGCAAGGCTTATATATCATAAATTAATTAAGTCTAATGTAGGCGGAGAATATAAGAGTCTTTTGAATTCTGCTGTTATTTATGATAAATGGTCTTATTCTTCATTTATGAGCAGGTACTTATTAGATCAAAATATTGATGAATTTTTTACACGTGAGCTTGATGTTAAATATGAACAATCTGATTATGAGATTTTTTTGGAGGGGTTTTTAAAATTTAATCTGTGTAGCTATGTTAGAGGGTTTATTTCTGAAGATTTTAGGAATGGGTATAGATTTTCACTCGATTTTTATCGAAAAGTATACGATGAACTTTTAAGGAGTGAAAATTATTACGATGCAACTCTTGTTATTAATTATCTTGTAAATCAAGATGAATCTGCTTTAATGGAGGATGACTATAAAAGGCTTTATCCTTATTTGTATGGAACTTTGGTAGAATATTGGGCTAAAAGACGTGGGCTTGAAAGCAGTATTGTATTTTCTTTAATAAAAGCCGAGAGTAGCTTTGAGAAAAATGCTGTTTCAAAACCCGGTGCTGTTGGTCTTATGCAAGTTATGCCTTCAACAGCAAATGATATTTCTAAAGAACTTAAGTATTTTGATTATGATTTAAAGATTCCAAAAGACAATATAATAATTGGGACATATTATTTAAAAAAAAGAATATCTACAACCGGTAGCCTTTATAAGGCTCTTGCATCTTACAATGGGGGTATTGGCAATGTTAGAAAATGGGAAAAAAATTATGGACATTTATCAAAAGAGCTTTTTATTGAGGCAATTCCTTTTAGTCAGACTAGAAATTATATTAAAAAAATATTAGTTTATTCGGTATTTTATGATGCTTTGTATGAAAAGAAGGGAATAGATTCGGTAATAGTTAGAATTATGGGCGAATTTCCCAAAAATTAG
- a CDS encoding undecaprenyl-diphosphate phosphatase, with the protein MANILNAIILGIIQGITEFLPISSSGHLLLFRHFVHLKLPIIFDIYLHFATVLVIIIYYRQRILELFSTFIRFSLRKTVKSDLTNLKLILLILIITIVTGFVGTFISKYERIFTLPFILINFIITGVLILMLEFNFFKIDFKGNVLLVGIFIGLMQGLGALPGISRSGVTIFSATVLGFNRKSAFEISFLSLIPIVFGAILLKHKEFYDIFMVLNFFEINLGALIAFVVGIFSINLFFKMLNNKKLYYFSIYLFALSITVCYFFRI; encoded by the coding sequence ATGGCAAATATTTTAAATGCAATTATTTTGGGTATTATTCAAGGTATTACAGAGTTTTTACCAATATCTAGTTCGGGACATTTATTACTTTTTAGGCATTTTGTACATTTAAAGCTTCCAATAATATTTGATATTTATTTGCACTTTGCAACAGTTTTAGTGATTATTATTTACTATCGTCAAAGGATTTTAGAACTTTTTTCGACTTTTATTAGGTTTTCTTTAAGAAAAACTGTTAAATCTGATTTAACAAATTTAAAATTAATATTGCTAATATTAATAATAACTATTGTGACAGGGTTTGTTGGAACTTTTATTTCAAAATACGAGAGAATATTTACATTACCTTTTATTTTAATTAATTTTATTATAACAGGGGTTTTAATATTGATGCTAGAATTTAATTTTTTTAAAATTGATTTTAAAGGTAATGTTTTGTTAGTAGGAATTTTTATAGGGTTGATGCAAGGTTTAGGTGCGCTTCCTGGGATCTCTCGTTCGGGAGTTACAATTTTTTCTGCAACGGTTCTTGGATTTAATAGAAAAAGTGCATTTGAAATTTCATTTTTGTCTTTAATCCCAATAGTTTTTGGAGCAATTTTATTAAAACATAAAGAATTTTATGATATTTTTATGGTTTTAAATTTTTTTGAAATAAATTTAGGAGCATTGATTGCTTTTGTTGTTGGTATTTTCTCAATAAATTTATTTTTTAAAATGCTTAATAACAAAAAACTATATTATTTTTCAATATATTTATTTGCACTTTCAATTACAGTTTGTTATTTTTTTAGAATATGA